One Dehalococcoidia bacterium genomic window, CCGTGTTCACCAGCATGTTCCTACACGGAGGCTGGCTCCACCTCATCGGCAACCTGCTGTACCTGTGGGTGTTCGGCGACAACGTGGAGGACGCCCTGGGGCACGTCAAGTACTTGCTCTTTTACCTGGCCTCCGGCATCGGCGCTGTGGCCCTGCAGGTGGCCATCGACGTGGACGGGACGATCCCTATGGTAGGCGCCAGCGGCGCCATATCGGGGGTGCTGGGGGCTTACCTGGTGCTGTATCCCACGGCCACGGTGGCGGTGCTGGTGCCGTGGTTCTGGTTCTTCGGCTTCATGCCCATGCCGGCGGCAGTCCTTATCGGCTTCTGGTTCCTGCTGCAGCTGTTCAGCGGAGTCGCCTCCCTGGGCGCTCAGGCGGTGGGCGTGGAGACGGGGATCGCCTTCTGGGCCCACATCGGCGGCTTCATTACCGGCTTCCTACTGGTGCTGCTGTTGCGGCCCAGGCGTCGTTCGCCCGTCTTGCAGCGGTGGGACTTCTGGGACTGATCCCTAGACGCGGCCCCACCAGCGCCAGAAGTGGTGCACGGGGCCGTGGCCATGCCCCAGAGGGTATGCGTGCCGCAGGGCCTGTGTCAGGTAGTCCTTGGCGCGGGACACCGCTTCCGGCACCTCCAGCCCCTTGGCCAGGTGGGCAGCGATGGCGGACGCAAAGGTGCAACCCGTGCCGTGAGTGCTGACGGTGGCCAGCCGGGGAGAGGCGAATCGGTAGAAACGCCCTTGCCAGTAGAGGAGGTCCACTGCCTCGTCGCCCGGTAGGTGACCGCCCTTGATGACCACTGCCCGGGCGCCCATGTCCGCGATCTGGCGGGCTGCCGCTTCCATCTCTTCCTCGCCCTTCAGGGCCCGACCTACCAGCGTTTCGGCCTCGGGCAGGTTGGGGGTCACCACCGTGGCCAGGGGCAGCAAGAGCCGCCGCAGGGCGTCCACCGCCTCGGGCAGCAGCAGGGGGTGCCCGCTCTTGGCTACCATGACGGGGTCCACCACCACGTTGCTCAGGCGATGATGGCGCAGCCTGTCGGCCACCGCCTCGATGATGGGGGAGCTGGCCAGCATGCCCGTCTTTACGGCATCGGCACCCATGTCCTCGACGATGGCGTCTATCTGGGCCGCCACCATGTCCGGGGGCAGCTCGAAGACGGCTGTCACCCCCACTGTATTCTGG contains:
- a CDS encoding rhomboid family intramembrane serine protease, whose amino-acid sequence is MIPVGDEPRSRAFPFVNLTLIVVNVLVFFYELTLRPRDLQALFFDWGVVPVRLVDWLQSPSGWEVPATVFTSMFLHGGWLHLIGNLLYLWVFGDNVEDALGHVKYLLFYLASGIGAVALQVAIDVDGTIPMVGASGAISGVLGAYLVLYPTATVAVLVPWFWFFGFMPMPAAVLIGFWFLLQLFSGVASLGAQAVGVETGIAFWAHIGGFITGFLLVLLLRPRRRSPVLQRWDFWD
- the thiD gene encoding bifunctional hydroxymethylpyrimidine kinase/phosphomethylpyrimidine kinase, translated to MERVPIVMTIAGSDSGGGAGIQADLKTFAALGVYGTTAITAITAQNTVGVTAVFELPPDMVAAQIDAIVEDMGADAVKTGMLASSPIIEAVADRLRHHRLSNVVVDPVMVAKSGHPLLLPEAVDALRRLLLPLATVVTPNLPEAETLVGRALKGEEEMEAAARQIADMGARAVVIKGGHLPGDEAVDLLYWQGRFYRFASPRLATVSTHGTGCTFASAIAAHLAKGLEVPEAVSRAKDYLTQALRHAYPLGHGHGPVHHFWRWWGRV